Proteins encoded together in one Desulfobulbaceae bacterium window:
- the dnaB gene encoding replicative DNA helicase, protein METPSPHRLPPQNIEAEQCLLGSILLRQGAIDKIAHIIFTTDFYKPSHQAIFNAMLNLFEKTEPIDIVTVSNKLKDSHQLDTIGGPTYLATLTDIVPVSANIVYYAKIVRDKSILRQLINTSSEIAGRCYEEQDDIEALLDSVEQTVFDISSAKSNQSYFAMSEIVTDAFKQIESLAERKELITGVPSGYDEFDKKTAGLQPSDLIIIAGRPSMGKTAFAMNLVQNAALLSKTPAAVFSLEMSKEQLAIRMLCSISRVDSSRMRTGHLHDQDWPKLVRSTGMLAKAPIFIDDTPAISVLEMRAKTRRLKMEHNIGMVVVDYLQLMRGRGRIESREQEISEISRSLKAMAKELHIPVIALSQLNRSLENRTDKRPQLSDLRESGAIEQDADVICFIYRDQVYNKAPDNPNQGIAEIIIGKQRNGPTGTVKLAFLDYITTFENLARQDMPASE, encoded by the coding sequence ATGGAAACTCCATCACCACATCGCCTGCCGCCCCAGAATATTGAAGCCGAGCAGTGCCTGCTTGGATCCATTTTACTGCGTCAAGGTGCCATTGATAAAATAGCCCACATCATCTTCACAACAGATTTCTACAAACCCTCCCACCAAGCTATTTTCAATGCAATGCTTAATCTTTTTGAAAAGACGGAGCCCATCGACATTGTAACTGTTTCCAATAAATTAAAAGATTCTCATCAACTCGACACAATTGGCGGCCCCACCTACCTTGCCACGCTCACAGATATTGTTCCAGTATCTGCCAACATTGTGTATTACGCAAAAATTGTTCGCGATAAAAGTATCCTCAGGCAATTGATTAACACATCGTCAGAGATTGCCGGCCGCTGCTACGAAGAGCAGGATGACATCGAAGCCCTGCTTGACAGTGTTGAGCAAACTGTCTTTGATATCTCCAGCGCCAAAAGTAATCAGTCATATTTTGCCATGAGTGAGATTGTCACTGATGCTTTCAAACAGATCGAATCCCTGGCCGAACGTAAGGAGCTAATCACTGGAGTGCCTTCAGGATACGATGAGTTTGACAAGAAAACTGCCGGTCTGCAACCTTCAGATCTTATTATCATCGCTGGTCGCCCGAGTATGGGTAAAACTGCCTTTGCAATGAACCTTGTTCAAAATGCCGCTTTACTTTCCAAAACACCGGCAGCTGTTTTCAGTCTTGAGATGTCAAAAGAGCAATTAGCCATTCGTATGCTTTGCTCTATCAGTCGTGTCGACTCCAGCAGAATGCGTACCGGACACCTGCATGATCAGGATTGGCCTAAACTTGTGCGCTCAACAGGCATGCTCGCCAAAGCCCCAATTTTCATTGACGACACGCCGGCCATTTCCGTCCTTGAAATGCGCGCTAAAACTCGACGTTTAAAAATGGAGCATAATATCGGCATGGTTGTTGTCGACTATTTGCAGCTCATGCGCGGCAGGGGTCGAATAGAGAGCAGGGAGCAGGAGATCAGTGAAATCTCCCGTTCCTTAAAGGCCATGGCCAAAGAGCTTCACATCCCCGTAATAGCCCTGTCTCAGCTGAATCGAAGCCTGGAAAACAGAACTGACAAGCGCCCACAACTTTCCGACCTGCGAGAGTCCGGCGCGATTGAGCAGGACGCAGATGTTATTTGCTTCATTTATCGCGATCAAGTATATAATAAGGCGCCCGACAACCCGAATCAGGGCATTGCTGAAATCATTATTGGTAAGCAGCGAAACGGCCCTACTGGTACTGTCAAACTTGCCTTTCTTGATTACATTACCACATTTGAAAACCTGGCACGGCAAGACATGCCCGCTTCAGAGTAA